Below is a genomic region from Culicoides brevitarsis isolate CSIRO-B50_1 chromosome 2, AGI_CSIRO_Cbre_v1, whole genome shotgun sequence.
attagattaaaagttacaaaaatctcaataaccaccagaaaatattttacagaTGTTTTATACCAATTTCGATGGAATGTTATAATAGaatatttagattaaaaaaagaagGTTATAtacctataatttttttgatcaatatttatataaacttGTTGaagaaatgttttaataaagataatatccatttaaatagaaaaaatacagttttttttatgtttctaacaattttattatacgtgtttataaatattacaataatttattaatttttgtactcttcaatcttaaaattttattctagaattattttcataaatcacAGACAACGATTCTTTGaaatgtttaacatttttacatatttcgatttgctttaaaaatatacattcattggattcaattcaaattatatGATGTACTGTAcggtttatattattttctttttttttgtaaaatggcTGATGTCGTTTCTTATAAATATAGTATCActggaagaaaattcaataaaaaactgCCTAGGCTCATTTCGTATCTGAAAAAACGAGAATAAAGTAATGTTTCAAGGAccaatttcaaaattgaacttaCCAAATTCTAATTGTATCTGatgattcatttttattttcatcaatttgacTGAActcttcaattaaatttgatctATCTTGATCCTCTTGAGCAAGCAGTGGTAATGGGTGTGATAAATCACTTGTAGCCCACAAATATAAATCTAGTGTTTTCTCTGTACAATCGGCAATAAATCGCATGAAGGGTCGAACATCGCCCTCGTTTGCTGCTTGCAAAAAGGAATAATATTTATgtctttgttgtttttgaataataatgggTGGATATCCATTTTTCATGAGAATTAAATTCATCAAGAGCCGAGATGTCCTTCCATTGCCGTCCGTAAATGGATGAATGTGAACTAACTTGTAATGTGCAAGAGCAGCATGACGCACTGGATGCAAGGATAGGGCATACTCAGAGTTGAGCCAATTCTCAAAGCGATCCATCAAAACACGTAGATTTTGGGGAGTAGGTGGTATATGACCGCCAACATACACCTGAGTTTCACGAAATACTCCGCCTTCGATGGGATCAACATGTCCAAGTACTCGTTTATGTATTTCTAAGATATCATTTAATGTTATAAGATCCAGCctgtaaacaaaatttatttattttattgtataacTTTTTTGGTCAACAGATATATCAAACACTTACTTATTGACCAGTGACGCATTAATATACTTCATGGCCGAATCGAGACCAATGATTTCATTGTGTTCGTCGATACTTTTGCCATCGACTGCCATTTTCGTCTCGAGTACAGAACGCGTCTGAGCTAAAGTCATTGTATTGCCTTCGATTCCAACAGAATGATAGATGTGCTGAATATACGCTTCTTTTTTCGCCCTTCTCAAAGCTGGATTGGTTTCGTGAACCCCTAAAAGAGCATTCCGTTTCTCATCTAACCTCGATAGACGTTTCAAGTCCATCAATTCGACAATTTGTGATGTTCTTTTTCTGTTTTCCAAAGCTCTTTGGTGTCTCGGATCAACAATCAGAGCTTTAAAGTACATCTCATCAGCCGAAATTACATCTTTTTTGGTGTGTTCCAGGAATTCGCCGTACTTTGTAAGAATTTCTGGATGTTTGGGAGCCAGGGCAATAGCATGAAGAAACAGACGACttgctttttcttcttttccatCACTTTTCATGTCTAGAGCAACTTTTAGGGAACTCAGAGCTTCCAATTCATTCTTTGAtactaaaattattgttatgttTCAAAGATAAAGTAAAgtgttcaacaaaaaaattaaattgagtaaGTGAGACTCACCATCTAACAAATCTTTTTCTGTTTGCTGCAACTTTCGATTCACCACACCACTAAAAGACTCTTCATCGTCTTTGAACAGCATCGGAAATAAAGAAGCATCATCTCGTAATTGTAGAAAATTATTCTCCGCTGCGTGataatgatttatttgaaattttctaagaCTAATAACGAAATTAtacaaggaaaataaaaatattgaaaacaaaGCACCCGACACGAACACGAAAAAGAAACCTAAATTTGCGAATTTGGGCTTTGACGAGGAcgatttgtacatttttaattcgaaCTAATAAAACACATAGAATCttccacaaatttttacagaacACATCAGTAGATTTTCTCGCGATGTGTGAGATAAACACGtaagtaaatatattttagactGACCAGACTTTTTCGATGCTCTTAAAAAGTTATCCAGCGTTGTGAAATGTATTTCGTAGAGTTGCCAGccattcactaaaaaaatcttctcagatttttttctttatttcaaaaaattcaactaaacaaattttcataataaaaaaaaaacactttttcacTTGTATCTCACTTAATCAGGGCTTAAACTGCTTCCGACTTTTGCTTTTGCTTTATTGCTATTGCTTTGACTtaagcaaaagtttttaaaaacaattgctTTTGCTTTTAGAAAAGCAATATTGTATTTTGCTTTTCACATTTGCTTTTGCTTAATTCgactttttatttgactttttcatttttttgcccaatttttgtgtaaaataccCTTTAATGCGaacaaagtaaattattttagatttctttttcattttttatatcaaaaaccataaaaacttttggaaaataatttgcttttatattgcttttttgtcgtcttgtcgtctgtgtgtcagtgtgtgtgtgtgttccggtgtgccccaaaatttttttttgtaattcttagTTATTTGAGGACCCTGAAGGTCAGTGGGCAGTTCCTTGGGTTGTGAGGTGTACGGAATTGTgaaagggtcatgaggagtacgaaaatgtgaaatgaggggtatggaaatgtaaaaaaaggagtacgaaattgtaaaatgaggagtgcAAAAAAGCGAAGATATgcaacatcgaaatgcggtttagtatgtcgttcttcagacgactactttctctattttttgcttttgctttTGCTCAAGCAAAagcagaattaaaaattttgctttaattttgctttaaaagcaAAAGTCATATAACAATTGCTTTTGCTtgagaaaaagtcaaaagcaaaatgaatttgactttttacaaaactttagTTAAGTCCTgcacttaatttaataaattaagctgtttcagatttatttcaaatttctttttttacctttcaatttccttttttcaattaaacaataaatctcaaaattaatttctgccTATGATTTCTTATTTCTGTAcagaatttaaacaaaaaacaattaaggccgctccaaatcaAACTTAATtgttttgtccgatgccccattttaaaagtcgaaaattcaatggtacaaaataaaaaaaaaaataaaaattccttaaaaaataaaaaaaaaataaaaattccttaaaaaattaccgaatttcggtgtatttttattatttttcaagaaatttccaagaaaattttcaattttcagtaatttttgtattgaaaatcgtatttcgaaattatttttttttaaattattgtttttttttcaaaaaaaagttgacagttaattttttatgattgttattttcaattttaactaaaatgttCTTAAGTCAATTTCAAATGTACCAATGTAAtatatcaatgtaaaaaaactcaaaacaaaaataaattgatcaaaggtttttaaaaatttggcattttgtatgaaaaaagtatttcaatttttttatttttttgaccatttgagtttcatttgaagcggcctaaataaataaaataaattaataaataaatgtaaatatttataattttgaataaaaaaaagtgaattactTCGGAAGAGACAAATCTGGCAGCCCTTTGCCTAAATTTCAACTTGACACAcgtctaaataaaatttcgcgcaatttcaatttttgttgctgtaactcgtaaatttttgttaattttcatcaattttggtGATACTGTGAAACTATGCCTACTTATTTTGGTTTAggtatgtaaataaattcgaaTATCACTACTCAAGTTTCATTCATACTTTATCTTTCAGATGAGGCCGGTGTTAAAGCCTTTCACAAGTTCTACAAATCATTGGGAGATGTAAGTAAgatgactttattttttacatatttatatttttatgtcataTACAGATTTTAAACCAAAAGAAATTAGTTAACTCTTCTTTGTTGATCCTCTTGATAGTCCAAATCAACGTTTTCATATTCGTCCTCAGACATCAAATCAGGATTCTCGGGTTCTATTTCTTCAGACTCGTTTACCTgctgtatgaaaaaattaattgttataaatagaaaattgatataatttttattgtgactCACATGATCGTGCGAATATTGAGGATTTTTTGAACTTGCTGATTGTACCATTTCAACTTCATTATCCAAATTTTCTGCATGTTGATCTACGTGTTCATGGTGACTTGACGAGGAACCAAATTGATCATCAATTGatgtctaaaattaattagttattaaGTTCTGTCCCTATATGGGTATCGTGATTTTGTCTTACCAAAGAATGATGTCCTACAGGAACAACACGGCTCTGCGTTCGTTGGTGTTCGTAACGTCTGCGATATTCTGTGTAACCAGGACTATTGCTGTTCACCAGTGAATGTTCCTCTCGGTGCTCAGCTTTTGTTCTGTGACCAGATTCGTATTCATCTTGAGCAGGAATGGTACGACTGGGAAGCTCTATAATAGGCTCTGGAGGAGGCTCATAAGGTCCTATTCCGGGTTCTGTTTCAACATCTTCTTCAAATTCACGAGGCTATAATATTATTCTTCAATTAGTGCacatttaagataaaattttagcattttttactGGTTGATCTCCTCTGTCTTTGCTAATGACAGTTTTCTTTGGTTTTTCAGTGGTAGTTGTCGTTGTTGGAGGTGGTGGAGAAGGCAGCTCTTCTACTTTTGTTGAaccataaacttttttatccaAATCATCCGTATGATGAACATCTGGCGATCCTGCTACTAAATGAGTTAGCTCAGCAGCCATATGTTCGACACCATCCCATGTCCATTGATAAGCACTGCCTCCTCTCATTCTGTCTAGGTCAAATGTCAACAAGTATTCTTCACGTGTGTATCTGTATTCATAAAGTCCACCTAAAAACacataataaaagttaaaacaaactaacattttttgtacaacaaaCACAAATTCGAACCTCTTTCAATGAAGAATTGTTGGAAGTCGATTTTTTCACTCTCTGTTAATTCTCGTCCAAGATCCAATTTGCTAGCCATACATTGATTATAGTACTCGTTAAATATCCGCCTGTCACTTCTCGTTACAACAAATGAAGGATAGACCCATTGATAATCAGTTTGACCTCTCAATGTTTCATATTGACCTTTTGTGTGTCTGTCGTAGTACTCTACAAACTGCGATTCCTCTTCCTCCGTCAAAAGTCTTCCATAATCTTCAACAAAAACTTGATGCAAATAAAACTCGCGGAACATAGATCTGTCATATTCCGTTCGAAGCCACGAGGGGTAAGACAATCTCATGAACAAGGTCTCTTCCAAAACTTTTCTGGTATTACCACCAcgatttttgtaatattcCTCAAAATCTAAAAGTTCCTCGAATGTAAGTTCTCGTCCGTATTCTTCAGCTTTAACATGAAGGcgataaaattcttcaaaaattactttgtcaACTTGGGTAACAATCCACGACGGATAGTTAACTTTGTAGCTCAAATGACTCAAATCCTCGACAACTGCCTCGTGTTTTGTCGTTCCACCATGAGTCTTGTAAAATTCCTCAAATTCTACCATCTCTTCTTCCGTCAATTCTCGTCCGTAATTCTCTCCGGCCACCATTCTGTAATATTCTTCATAAATTGCACGATCTTCCGTTGTAATCACCCAATCGGGATAAGTGATGCGATAACCGGAATTATTAAAAGTCTCTACTTTGTGATCTGTTTGACCACCGTTTTCACTATAAAATATCTCGAATTCAACTTTCTCATCTTTCGTTAACTCGCGTCCATATTCGTTCTCTGGTACGTGGCTAAAGTAGTATTCTTCAAAGATTTTCTTGTCCGACTCCATTACCACCCAACTTGGGTAATGCAAATTATATGTTTTGGCTTTATAGACAGTTTCTTTTTCTTGTATGTTAGCAGCAAGTTTTTCCCTATAAAAGTCTTCGAATTCCTCTAACTCATAAGTCGTCAAGTTTCGAGTGGGTACAGTCATTCCTACGTGAGTAAGATAAaactcttcaaatatttttttctcatctgtGGACAAAATATATGATGGATACACATAATGTTCCTCTAATGTCTCTTTCAATTCGTCCAACGTAGTGCCGCCTTGTTTTGTGTAGTAGTCATAAAAACGATTTTCCTCAGAGCGCGTCAGGTTTCGTCCATAATCTCGAGGAGTTACTGTTTGACGATAATATTCTTCGTAAATCAAACGATCACTTTGTTTTTGTACCCATGTAGGGAACACTATCCTTTGGAATTCACGATgctcttcttcatttttcttctcgtATTGCTTGTTATAGTGATGTGTATCTTCATATTCAACTTCTTTAATGACATGTGTTACTGGGCGGTTGTAAACATGATCTTCTTCCTTATTTCGAACGGTGTGGTAGCTAGGAACAATTGGACGatggaatttattttcttcgattttctcagtttttttatagtttgttaCTGGTTGAGGTATGGGGACACTGCGTTGTGACGATTCTTCCAATTGatgtttagaataaaattgcgGGAAATGGTTTGCATGTTGACGATGTCTCTCTGCTTGACTTACGGAAAAATAGGAATTCCTGTGAACAGGGATTTGTTCTGCTGCTTGATGGGACTCGACACGTTGCGTTACATGTTTTTGCATCGGAATAACAACGCGATGCGTATTAGATTTGCGTTCTTCT
It encodes:
- the LOC134832774 gene encoding uncharacterized protein LOC134832774 isoform X1, with translation MRSTGPEILFCISLLIASTVAQGGHMSEQRRQYEYQRSYSGGGSGAGCGDCQTSSRMSESGSTWIQQQREEMQRRAEQFRNQFHTAVSNGGMTRAHYKKYHSSSSGLQGADCTQGHQSSSMRKVEERQHVVPQPSLVHRSRKFEESSRNVQQQLVPETSYRFNKEIEERRGETHVPIGGHMSRFFEEEHRQQVHQPPPVVTHFSKKFEEERRNVAPPPPPVTYKIEKKFEEERRNIIQPPPVTYKMEKKIEERKSNTHRVVIPMQKHVTQRVESHQAAEQIPVHRNSYFSVSQAERHRQHANHFPQFYSKHQLEESSQRSVPIPQPVTNYKKTEKIEENKFHRPIVPSYHTVRNKEEDHVYNRPVTHVIKEVEYEDTHHYNKQYEKKNEEEHREFQRIVFPTWVQKQSDRLIYEEYYRQTVTPRDYGRNLTRSEENRFYDYYTKQGGTTLDELKETLEEHYVYPSYILSTDEKKIFEEFYLTHVGMTVPTRNLTTYELEEFEDFYREKLAANIQEKETVYKAKTYNLHYPSWVVMESDKKIFEEYYFSHVPENEYGRELTKDEKVEFEIFYSENGGQTDHKVETFNNSGYRITYPDWVITTEDRAIYEEYYRMVAGENYGRELTEEEMVEFEEFYKTHGGTTKHEAVVEDLSHLSYKVNYPSWIVTQVDKVIFEEFYRLHVKAEEYGRELTFEELLDFEEYYKNRGGNTRKVLEETLFMRLSYPSWLRTEYDRSMFREFYLHQVFVEDYGRLLTEEEESQFVEYYDRHTKGQYETLRGQTDYQWVYPSFVVTRSDRRIFNEYYNQCMASKLDLGRELTESEKIDFQQFFIERGGLYEYRYTREEYLLTFDLDRMRGGSAYQWTWDGVEHMAAELTHLVAGSPDVHHTDDLDKKVYGSTKVEELPSPPPPTTTTTTEKPKKTVISKDRGDQPPREFEEDVETEPGIGPYEPPPEPIIELPSRTIPAQDEYESGHRTKAEHREEHSLVNSNSPGYTEYRRRYEHQRTQSRVVPVGHHSLTSIDDQFGSSSSHHEHVDQHAENLDNEVEMVQSASSKNPQYSHDHQVNESEEIEPENPDLMSEDEYENVDLDYQEDQQRRVN
- the LOC134830618 gene encoding protein adenylyltransferase Fic, with product MYKSSSSKPKFANLGFFFVFVSGALFSIFLFSLYNFVISLRKFQINHYHAAENNFLQLRDDASLFPMLFKDDEESFSGVVNRKLQQTEKDLLDVSKNELEALSSLKVALDMKSDGKEEKASRLFLHAIALAPKHPEILTKYGEFLEHTKKDVISADEMYFKALIVDPRHQRALENRKRTSQIVELMDLKRLSRLDEKRNALLGVHETNPALRRAKKEAYIQHIYHSVGIEGNTMTLAQTRSVLETKMAVDGKSIDEHNEIIGLDSAMKYINASLVNKLDLITLNDILEIHKRVLGHVDPIEGGVFRETQVYVGGHIPPTPQNLRVLMDRFENWLNSEYALSLHPVRHAALAHYKLVHIHPFTDGNGRTSRLLMNLILMKNGYPPIIIQKQQRHKYYSFLQAANEGDVRPFMRFIADCTEKTLDLYLWATSDLSHPLPLLAQEDQDRSNLIEEFSQIDENKNESSDTIRI
- the LOC134832774 gene encoding uncharacterized protein LOC134832774 isoform X2 — its product is MRSTGPEILFCISLLIASTVAQGGHMSEQRRQYEYQRSYSGGGSGAGCGDCQTSSRMSESGSTWIQQQREEMQRRAEQFRNQFHTAVSNGGMTRAHYKKYHSSSSGLQGADCTQGHQSSSMRKVEERQHVVPQPSLVHRSRKFEESSRNVQQQLVPETSYRFNKEIEERRGETHVPIGGHMSRFFEEEHRQQVHQPPPVVTHFSKKFEEERRNVAPPPPPVTYKIEKKFEEERRNIIQPPPVTYKMEKKIEERKSNTHRVVIPMQKHVTQRVESHQAAEQIPVHRNSYFSVSQAERHRQHANHFPQFYSKHQLEESSQRSVPIPQPVTNYKKTEKIEENKFHRPIVPSYHTVRNKEEDHVYNRPVTHVIKEVEYEDTHHYNKQYEKKNEEEHREFQRIVFPTWVQKQSDRLIYEEYYRQTVTPRDYGRNLTRSEENRFYDYYTKQGGTTLDELKETLEEHYVYPSYILSTDEKKIFEEFYLTHVGMTVPTRNLTTYELEEFEDFYREKLAANIQEKETVYKAKTYNLHYPSWVVMESDKKIFEEYYFSHVPENEYGRELTKDEKVEFEIFYSENGGQTDHKVETFNNSGYRITYPDWVITTEDRAIYEEYYRMVAGENYGRELTEEEMVEFEEFYKTHGGTTKHEAVVEDLSHLSYKVNYPSWIVTQVDKVIFEEFYRLHVKAEEYGRELTFEELLDFEEYYKNRGGNTRKVLEETLFMRLSYPSWLRTEYDRSMFREFYLHQVFVEDYGRLLTEEEESQFVEYYDRHTKGQYETLRGQTDYQWVYPSFVVTRSDRRIFNEYYNQCMASKLDLGRELTESEKIDFQQFFIERGGLYEYRYTREEYLLTFDLDRMRGGSAYQWTWDGVEHMAAELTHLVAGSPDVHHTDDLDKKVYGSTKVEELPSPPPPTTTTTTEKPKKTVISKDRGDQPPREFEEDVETEPGIGPYEPPPEPIIELPSRTIPAQDEYESGHRTKAEHREEHSLVNSNSPGYTEYRRRYEHQRTQSRVVPVGHHSLTSIDDQFGSSSSHHEHVDQHAENLDNEVEMVQSASSKNPQYSHDHVNESEEIEPENPDLMSEDEYENVDLDYQEDQQRRVN